The following are encoded together in the Lysobacter silvisoli genome:
- a CDS encoding MFS transporter — protein sequence MIATPATTAAPTARALGRKDLRTLMLAALGGALEFYDFVIFVFLTESLRQLFFPPDMPGWLSTLQVYGIFAAGYLVRPIGGIVMAHFGDRSGRKRMFTLSVFLMAVPTLAIGLLPVYAQIGIAAPLLLLALRIVQGIAIGGEVPGAWTFVAEHVPPQRVGFACASLSAGLTAGILIGSLISAAVNTWFAPQQVLDWAWRLPFLIGGVFGFFAVYLRRWLSETPVFVAMRESRQLAQELPLKQVLRRHGGAVALSMLVTWLLTAAIVVIILMTPTIVQQRFGIAPAQAFLGNSLAAFCLTLSAVAAGLLADKLGRGRALLIGAIGVLLSSYALYYDLNHGAEHFLLMYALAGTFVGVVGVIPTVMVAAFPPPVRFSGLSFSYNVAYAVFGATTPTLLASPWMRGLGGMAPAYYVMAVALIGVAVALYLIVKRPPDYVG from the coding sequence ATGATCGCCACTCCCGCGACGACCGCCGCGCCCACCGCCCGCGCCCTGGGCCGCAAGGACCTGCGCACGCTGATGCTGGCCGCGCTGGGCGGCGCGCTGGAGTTCTACGACTTCGTGATCTTCGTGTTCCTCACCGAGAGCCTGCGCCAGCTGTTCTTCCCGCCGGACATGCCCGGCTGGCTGTCCACGCTGCAGGTCTACGGCATCTTCGCCGCCGGCTACCTGGTGCGGCCGATCGGCGGCATCGTGATGGCGCACTTCGGCGACCGCTCCGGGCGCAAGCGCATGTTCACCCTGAGCGTGTTCCTGATGGCGGTGCCGACGCTGGCCATCGGCCTGCTGCCGGTGTACGCGCAGATCGGCATCGCAGCGCCCTTGCTGCTGCTGGCGCTGCGCATCGTCCAGGGCATCGCCATCGGCGGCGAAGTGCCCGGCGCCTGGACCTTCGTCGCCGAGCACGTGCCGCCGCAGCGGGTCGGCTTCGCCTGCGCCAGCCTGTCGGCGGGGCTCACCGCCGGCATCCTGATCGGCTCGCTGATCTCGGCCGCGGTCAACACCTGGTTCGCGCCGCAGCAGGTGCTGGACTGGGCCTGGCGCCTGCCGTTCCTGATCGGCGGCGTGTTCGGTTTCTTCGCCGTATACCTGCGCCGCTGGCTCAGCGAAACGCCGGTGTTCGTGGCCATGCGCGAGAGCCGCCAGCTGGCGCAGGAGCTGCCGCTGAAACAGGTGCTGCGCCGCCACGGCGGCGCGGTGGCGCTGTCGATGCTGGTGACCTGGCTGCTGACCGCGGCGATCGTGGTGATCATCCTGATGACGCCGACCATCGTGCAGCAGCGTTTCGGCATCGCCCCGGCGCAGGCCTTCCTGGGCAACAGCCTGGCCGCGTTCTGCCTGACCCTGAGCGCGGTGGCCGCCGGCCTGCTCGCCGACAAGCTGGGGCGCGGTCGCGCGCTGCTGATCGGCGCGATCGGCGTGCTGCTGAGCAGCTATGCGCTGTACTACGACCTCAACCACGGCGCCGAGCATTTCCTGCTGATGTACGCGCTGGCCGGCACCTTCGTCGGCGTGGTCGGGGTGATCCCCACGGTGATGGTGGCCGCGTTCCCGCCGCCGGTGCGCTTCTCCGGACTGTCGTTCTCGTACAACGTGGCCTATGCGGTGTTCGGCGCGACCACGCCGACCTTGCTGGCCTCGCCGTGGATGCGCGGGTTGGGCGGCATGGCGCCGGCCTACTACGTGATGGCGGTGGCGCTGATCGGGGTGGCGGTGGCGTTGTATCTGATCGTGAAGCGGCCGCCCGACTACGTGGGCTGA
- a CDS encoding cob(I)yrinic acid a,c-diamide adenosyltransferase, whose amino-acid sequence MGNRLSKIYTRTGDDGSTGLGDGSRVAKDSARVDAYGTVDEANSCIGLILASELPQAVRDQLVAIQHQMFDLGGELCIPGHAAIFDADIDRLEQWLDGHNDDLPALKDFILPGGGEAAARCHIARTVVRRAERETVALSRIETVRPEAVRYLNRLSDLLFVLARVLARASGHGEVLWNHERRKG is encoded by the coding sequence ATGGGCAACCGCCTCTCCAAGATCTACACCCGCACCGGCGACGACGGCAGCACCGGCCTGGGCGACGGCAGCCGCGTGGCCAAGGACTCGGCGCGCGTCGACGCCTACGGCACGGTGGACGAAGCCAATTCCTGCATCGGCCTGATCCTGGCCAGCGAATTGCCGCAGGCCGTGCGCGACCAGCTGGTCGCGATCCAGCACCAGATGTTCGACCTGGGCGGCGAGCTGTGCATCCCCGGCCACGCCGCCATCTTCGACGCCGACATCGACCGCCTGGAGCAGTGGCTGGACGGCCACAACGACGACCTGCCGGCGCTGAAGGATTTCATCCTGCCCGGTGGCGGCGAAGCCGCCGCGCGCTGCCACATCGCCCGCACCGTGGTCCGCCGCGCCGAGCGCGAGACGGTGGCGCTGTCGCGCATCGAAACCGTGCGGCCCGAAGCCGTGCGTTATCTCAACCGCCTCTCCGACCTGCTGTTCGTGCTGGCCCGCGTGCTCGCCCGCGCCAGCGGACACGGCGAGGTGCTGTGGAACCACGAGCGCCGCAAGGGCTAG
- the ubiH gene encoding 2-octaprenyl-6-methoxyphenyl hydroxylase — translation MNHDASAPAGDPAQILHDVLIVGGGLVGASLAIALQGQGLQVGLVEAAPPGALPAVFDERNLSFAEATVNALGALGVLQKLRAPAGAIRRIHISRRGDFGRSLLDAQRYGRDEFGRVVVARDFGDALEARLAELPQLLRYRPVRFVGLAEDDDGARAIRVADAGGERVLRARLLVAADGTRSGVREALGIAADEHDYGQTLFVTRLRAERAPDGTAYERLDEGGPTALLPRGDGHYGLVHGVLRERADAVSAMDEAAFLAHAQDAFGWRAGRFLACGARSAYPAQRVLAQRCTAARAVLVGNAAQTIHPIGAQGFNLGLRDALTLAELIAAARADDAAADCGGAGLLADYQRRRAQDRERTIAFSDGLARVTSNESPLLRPLRSLGLFAADRLPSAQAWLVGGAMGYRGDVPALCRGARA, via the coding sequence ATGAATCACGATGCTTCCGCACCCGCCGGCGACCCCGCGCAGATCCTGCACGACGTGCTGATCGTCGGCGGCGGCCTGGTCGGCGCCAGCCTGGCGATCGCCCTGCAGGGCCAGGGCCTGCAGGTGGGCCTGGTCGAGGCCGCGCCGCCCGGCGCGCTGCCGGCGGTGTTCGACGAGCGCAACCTCAGCTTCGCCGAGGCCACGGTCAACGCGCTCGGCGCCCTGGGCGTGCTGCAGAAGCTGCGCGCGCCGGCCGGGGCGATCCGCCGCATCCACATCAGCCGCCGTGGCGACTTCGGCCGCAGCCTGCTGGACGCGCAGCGCTACGGCCGCGACGAATTCGGCCGGGTGGTGGTGGCGCGCGATTTCGGCGACGCCCTGGAAGCGCGCCTGGCCGAGCTGCCGCAGCTGCTGCGCTACCGGCCGGTGCGTTTCGTCGGCCTGGCCGAGGACGACGACGGCGCGCGTGCGATCCGGGTGGCCGATGCCGGCGGCGAGCGCGTGCTGCGCGCGCGCCTGCTGGTGGCCGCCGACGGTACCCGCAGCGGCGTGCGCGAGGCGCTGGGCATCGCCGCCGACGAACACGATTACGGCCAGACCCTGTTCGTGACCCGGCTGCGCGCCGAGCGCGCACCCGACGGCACCGCCTACGAACGCCTGGACGAAGGCGGCCCGACCGCGCTGCTGCCGCGCGGCGACGGCCATTACGGTCTGGTCCACGGCGTGCTGCGCGAGCGCGCCGACGCCGTCTCTGCGATGGACGAAGCGGCGTTCCTGGCGCATGCGCAGGACGCCTTCGGCTGGCGCGCGGGACGCTTCCTGGCCTGCGGCGCCCGCAGCGCCTATCCGGCCCAGCGCGTGCTCGCGCAGCGCTGCACCGCCGCGCGCGCGGTGCTGGTCGGCAATGCCGCGCAGACCATCCATCCGATCGGCGCGCAGGGTTTCAACCTGGGCCTGCGCGACGCCTTGACCCTGGCCGAACTGATCGCCGCCGCGCGCGCCGACGATGCCGCGGCCGATTGCGGCGGCGCCGGCCTGCTGGCCGATTACCAGCGTCGCCGTGCGCAAGACCGCGAGCGCACCATCGCCTTCTCCGACGGCCTGGCGCGGGTGACTTCGAACGAATCGCCGCTGCTGCGGCCGCTGCGCAGCCTGGGCCTGTTCGCGGCCGACCGCCTGCCCTCGGCGCAGGCCTGGCTGGTGGGCGGCGCCATGGGGTATCGCGGCGACGTGCCGGCGCTCTGCCGCGGAGCGCGCGCATGA
- a CDS encoding DUF2268 domain-containing putative Zn-dependent protease (predicted Zn-dependent protease with a strongly conserved HExxH motif): MPAHLSAAERPRAQPLRARLGVAALTLALTLTAAQAAPPNEPVIETDDVQRFYALYDANGGKPSADQLQHYLDTGSPGLRLFAEKRRTTGTRIAEAIATQPQVYTDARACAQALPRVRARLRAAMDKLGELYPQAQFPPVTIAVGRAKPVGIGSPDSGVQIGLEALCAARVLNPDIEDRFVYVIAHEFVHVQQPASMTDAEGLTVLETSLVEGSAEFVTELIAGEVAYAYLAGAVAGREREIETAFAADMDKTDLSAWLYNTTPDKPGDLGYWVGYRIAKAYYRNAPDKQAALKRILTMTDAKAFLAESGWTPGMKL, from the coding sequence ATGCCGGCCCACCTTTCCGCCGCCGAACGCCCTCGCGCGCAGCCCTTGCGCGCCCGGCTCGGCGTAGCCGCCCTGACCCTGGCCTTGACCCTGACCGCCGCGCAGGCCGCGCCGCCGAACGAGCCGGTCATCGAGACCGACGACGTGCAGCGCTTCTACGCGCTCTACGACGCCAACGGCGGCAAACCCAGCGCCGATCAGCTGCAGCACTACCTCGACACCGGCTCGCCCGGCCTGCGCCTGTTCGCCGAAAAGCGCCGCACCACCGGTACGCGCATCGCCGAGGCCATCGCCACTCAGCCGCAGGTCTACACCGACGCCCGCGCCTGCGCGCAGGCCCTCCCGCGCGTGCGTGCGCGGCTGCGCGCGGCGATGGACAAGCTCGGTGAGCTCTATCCGCAAGCCCAGTTCCCGCCGGTCACCATCGCCGTCGGCCGGGCCAAGCCGGTGGGTATCGGCAGCCCCGACAGCGGCGTGCAGATCGGCCTGGAGGCGCTGTGCGCCGCGCGCGTGCTCAACCCGGATATCGAAGACCGCTTCGTCTACGTGATCGCGCACGAGTTCGTGCACGTGCAACAGCCCGCATCCATGACCGACGCCGAAGGCCTGACGGTGCTGGAGACGTCGCTGGTGGAAGGCTCGGCCGAGTTCGTCACCGAACTCATCGCCGGCGAAGTCGCCTACGCCTACCTGGCCGGCGCGGTGGCCGGGCGCGAGCGAGAGATCGAAACCGCCTTTGCCGCCGACATGGACAAGACCGATCTGTCGGCCTGGCTGTACAACACCACGCCGGACAAGCCCGGCGACCTGGGTTACTGGGTCGGCTACCGTATCGCCAAGGCGTACTACCGAAACGCGCCGGACAAGCAGGCGGCGTTGAAGCGGATACTGACCATGACCGACGCCAAGGCCTTCCTGGCTGAAAGCGGCTGGACCCCGGGCATGAAGCTGTAA
- a CDS encoding adenine phosphoribosyltransferase, which produces MSAFEPLIRAVADFPKPGVTFRDVTPLLADAGGFARCIDALAEPWQGSAVQAVCGIESRGFIFGAALAQKLHAGFVPLRKPGKLPPPLVSVDYELEYGSDRLQARSDALRPGERTLIVDDVLATGGTLEAARSLVAQLGAELVGASVLIELEGLGGRARWQGEAPLRSLLRY; this is translated from the coding sequence ATGAGCGCTTTCGAACCCCTGATCCGCGCCGTCGCCGACTTCCCCAAGCCCGGCGTGACCTTCCGCGACGTGACCCCGCTGCTGGCCGACGCCGGCGGCTTCGCCCGCTGCATCGATGCGCTGGCCGAGCCCTGGCAGGGCAGCGCGGTGCAGGCGGTGTGCGGGATCGAGTCGCGCGGCTTCATCTTCGGCGCGGCGCTGGCGCAGAAGCTGCACGCCGGCTTCGTGCCGCTGCGCAAGCCGGGCAAGCTGCCGCCGCCGCTGGTGTCGGTGGACTACGAGTTGGAATACGGCAGCGACCGCCTGCAGGCGCGCAGCGACGCGTTGCGGCCGGGCGAGCGCACGCTGATCGTGGACGACGTGCTGGCCACGGGCGGCACGCTGGAAGCGGCGCGGTCGCTGGTGGCGCAGCTGGGCGCGGAGCTGGTGGGCGCCTCGGTGCTGATCGAGTTGGAGGGCCTGGGCGGCCGCGCTCGCTGGCAGGGTGAGGCGCCGCTGCGTTCGTTGCTGCGCTACTGA
- a CDS encoding DUF2007 domain-containing protein, with product MKVVYEAANLIDAHLVRHALEAAQIPVFLKGEALLGGIGELPVFGMVQVCVPEAAWPQARATVEQLSLGEPRADALEDDDPDAVGWLPA from the coding sequence ATGAAGGTCGTTTACGAAGCCGCCAACCTGATCGACGCCCACCTGGTGCGGCACGCGCTGGAAGCGGCGCAGATCCCGGTGTTCCTCAAGGGCGAGGCCCTGCTGGGCGGCATCGGCGAGCTGCCGGTGTTCGGCATGGTCCAGGTCTGCGTGCCCGAGGCGGCCTGGCCGCAGGCGCGCGCCACCGTCGAACAGCTGTCGCTGGGCGAGCCGCGCGCCGACGCGCTCGAGGACGACGACCCCGACGCGGTGGGCTGGCTGCCGGCCTGA
- the msrA gene encoding peptide-methionine (S)-S-oxide reductase MsrA — translation MLGIGAYKQRLPQPQDALPGRAQAMSLHDAHYVHGRPLRGRPEAFAGLAQVQFGMGCFWGAERKFWSLPGVFTTAVGYSGGYTPNPTYREVCSGQTGHTEAVLVVYDPAQLAFDDLLKVFWESHDPTQGMRQGNDTGTQYRSAIYCSDEDQYRAALASRDAFQARLREAGYGEITTEIVHPAPIFYYAEDDHQQYLAKNPMGYCGLGGTGVSCPIGVAT, via the coding sequence ATGTTGGGTATCGGCGCCTACAAACAGCGTTTGCCGCAGCCGCAAGACGCGCTGCCCGGGCGCGCGCAGGCCATGTCCCTGCACGATGCGCACTACGTGCACGGACGGCCGCTGCGCGGCCGGCCGGAGGCGTTCGCGGGCCTGGCCCAGGTCCAGTTCGGCATGGGGTGCTTCTGGGGCGCGGAACGCAAGTTCTGGTCGTTGCCGGGGGTGTTCACCACCGCGGTGGGCTACTCCGGCGGCTACACGCCCAACCCCACCTATCGCGAAGTCTGCAGCGGCCAGACCGGCCACACCGAAGCGGTGCTGGTGGTCTACGACCCGGCCCAGCTCGCGTTCGACGATCTGCTCAAGGTGTTCTGGGAAAGCCACGATCCCACCCAGGGCATGCGCCAGGGCAACGACACCGGCACCCAGTACCGCTCGGCGATCTATTGCAGCGATGAGGATCAGTACCGCGCCGCGCTCGCCAGCCGCGACGCGTTCCAGGCGCGCCTGCGCGAAGCCGGTTACGGCGAGATCACCACCGAGATCGTGCACCCGGCGCCGATCTTCTACTACGCCGAGGACGACCACCAGCAGTACCTGGCCAAGAACCCGATGGGGTATTGCGGCCTGGGCGGCACCGGGGTGAGCTGCCCGATCGGCGTGGCGACTTGA
- a CDS encoding glutamine--tRNA ligase/YqeY domain fusion protein: MSVESAPATDPATDALPAKNDFIRQIVRDDVASGKHAAIRTRFPPEPNGYLHIGHAKAICLDFGVAREFGGRCNLRFDDTNPAKEDPEYVEAIQEDVRWLGFDWAELRHASDYFDVFYLAAQKLIRQGDAFVCDLSAEEVRAYRGSLNEPGRNSPYRDRSVEENLDLFARMRAGEFADGARTLRARIDMASGNINLRDPALYRIKKVPHQNTGDAWPIYPMYDFAHSLSDSCEGITHSLCTLEFEDHRPLYDWCVAKVDLPNSPELLAPLLAKGYPNEAAIPRQIEFSRANLNYTVMSKRKLMLLVQENLVDGWDDPRMPTLQGIRRRGYTPAAIRLWAERLGVSKQNSVIDYSVLEGALREDLDAAAARRMAVIDPLKLVITNLADAHEESLSFSNHPKDESFGSRSVPFSNQLWIEREDFEEVPPKGYKRLIPGGEVRLRGAGILRCDEVIKNGSGKIVELRGTLDPESRPGMAGADRKIKGTIHWVSARHAVEAEIRLYDRLFDVALPDDDSDGKTYKDHLNADSRRTVTGYVEPSAALAAPETSFQFERVGYFVADRYDHRSDRPVFNRSVTLRDIWATKA; the protein is encoded by the coding sequence ATGTCCGTCGAGTCCGCCCCCGCCACCGATCCCGCCACCGACGCCTTGCCGGCGAAGAACGACTTCATCCGGCAAATCGTCCGCGACGACGTGGCCAGCGGCAAGCACGCGGCCATCCGCACGCGCTTCCCGCCCGAGCCCAACGGCTACCTGCACATCGGCCATGCCAAGGCGATCTGCCTGGACTTCGGCGTGGCGCGCGAGTTCGGCGGCCGCTGCAACCTGCGTTTCGACGACACCAACCCGGCCAAGGAAGACCCCGAGTACGTCGAGGCGATCCAGGAGGACGTGCGCTGGCTGGGCTTCGACTGGGCCGAGCTGCGCCACGCCTCGGACTATTTCGACGTGTTCTACCTGGCCGCGCAGAAGCTGATCCGCCAGGGCGACGCCTTCGTCTGCGACCTCAGCGCCGAGGAAGTGCGCGCCTACCGCGGCAGCCTCAACGAGCCGGGCCGCAACTCGCCCTACCGCGACCGCAGCGTCGAGGAAAACCTGGACTTGTTCGCGCGCATGCGCGCGGGCGAGTTCGCCGACGGCGCGCGCACCCTGCGCGCCAGGATCGACATGGCCTCGGGCAACATCAACCTGCGCGATCCGGCGCTGTACCGGATCAAGAAGGTGCCGCACCAGAACACCGGCGACGCCTGGCCGATCTACCCCATGTACGACTTCGCCCATTCGCTCAGCGATTCCTGCGAAGGCATCACCCATTCGCTGTGCACGCTGGAGTTCGAGGACCACCGCCCGCTGTACGACTGGTGCGTGGCCAAGGTGGACCTGCCGAACTCGCCCGAGCTGCTGGCGCCGCTGCTGGCCAAGGGCTACCCGAACGAGGCCGCGATCCCGCGCCAGATCGAGTTCTCGCGCGCCAACCTCAACTACACCGTGATGAGCAAGCGCAAGCTCATGCTGCTGGTGCAGGAGAACCTGGTCGACGGCTGGGACGACCCGCGCATGCCGACCCTGCAGGGCATCCGCCGCCGCGGCTACACCCCGGCCGCGATCCGGCTATGGGCCGAGCGCCTGGGCGTGAGCAAGCAGAATTCGGTGATCGACTATTCGGTGCTGGAAGGCGCCCTGCGCGAGGACCTGGACGCGGCCGCGGCGCGGCGCATGGCGGTGATCGACCCGCTCAAGCTGGTCATCACCAACCTGGCCGACGCGCACGAGGAGTCGCTGAGCTTCTCCAACCACCCCAAGGACGAGAGCTTCGGCTCGCGCAGCGTGCCGTTCTCCAACCAGTTGTGGATCGAGCGCGAGGACTTCGAGGAAGTGCCGCCCAAGGGCTACAAGCGCCTGATCCCGGGCGGCGAAGTGCGCCTGCGCGGCGCCGGCATCCTGCGCTGCGACGAAGTGATCAAGAACGGCTCGGGCAAGATCGTGGAACTGCGCGGCACTTTGGACCCCGAATCGCGCCCCGGCATGGCCGGCGCCGACCGCAAGATCAAGGGCACCATCCACTGGGTCAGCGCGCGCCACGCGGTGGAGGCGGAAATCCGCCTGTACGACCGCCTGTTCGACGTGGCCCTGCCCGACGACGACAGCGACGGCAAGACCTACAAGGACCATCTCAACGCCGACTCGCGCCGCACCGTGACCGGCTATGTCGAGCCCTCGGCCGCGCTGGCCGCGCCGGAGACCTCGTTCCAGTTCGAGCGCGTGGGCTACTTCGTCGCCGACCGTTACGACCACCGCAGCGATCGCCCGGTGTTCAACCGCAGCGTGACCCTGCGCGACATCTGGGCAACCAAGGCCTGA
- the rlmM gene encoding 23S rRNA (cytidine(2498)-2'-O)-methyltransferase RlmM, with translation MTSSALFCWCRAGFEPELAAELGERAAVAGHPGYARTERGSGYVEFLCEDAAALNRALPYSRLIFARQKLLRIADLRGLDPRDRITPILAALDASADAGDIPALYGELWVEHPDSDAGKPLAGLARSFANALRPTLRKAGRLTHQEDPGRPRLHVIFLEGDHALVAVADTRDASPWPLGIARLRMHPDAPSRSALKLEEALLTLLDDEERERLVRDNMQAADLGAAPGGWTWVLMRNGMKVTSVDNGPLRQALLDSGRVDHLRADGFQWQPRRTLDWMVCDMVEQPSRVAERMATWLREGWCRQTIFNLKLPMKKRWEETRVCLELFEHQTHRPLIVRARQLYHDREEITVYARPR, from the coding sequence ATGACCTCATCCGCCCTGTTCTGCTGGTGCCGCGCCGGCTTCGAGCCCGAGCTGGCCGCCGAGCTGGGCGAGCGCGCGGCCGTGGCCGGACACCCCGGCTATGCGCGCACCGAGCGCGGCAGCGGCTATGTCGAGTTCCTGTGCGAAGACGCGGCCGCGCTCAACCGCGCGCTGCCGTATTCGCGCCTGATCTTCGCGCGGCAGAAGCTGCTGCGCATCGCCGACCTGCGCGGGCTGGACCCGCGCGACCGCATCACCCCGATTTTGGCCGCGCTGGATGCCAGCGCCGACGCTGGCGACATCCCGGCGCTGTACGGCGAGCTGTGGGTGGAACATCCCGACTCCGACGCGGGCAAGCCGCTGGCCGGCCTGGCGCGCAGTTTCGCCAACGCGCTGCGCCCCACGCTGCGCAAGGCCGGTCGCCTCACCCACCAGGAAGACCCAGGCCGGCCACGCCTGCACGTGATCTTCCTCGAAGGCGACCACGCCCTGGTCGCTGTGGCCGATACCCGCGACGCCTCGCCCTGGCCCTTGGGCATTGCGCGCCTGCGCATGCACCCGGATGCGCCCAGCCGTTCGGCGCTGAAACTGGAAGAAGCGCTGCTGACCCTGCTGGACGACGAGGAGCGCGAGCGCCTGGTGCGCGACAACATGCAGGCCGCCGACCTGGGCGCCGCGCCCGGCGGTTGGACCTGGGTGCTGATGCGCAACGGCATGAAGGTGACCTCGGTCGACAACGGTCCGCTGCGCCAGGCCTTGCTGGACAGCGGCCGCGTCGATCACCTGCGCGCCGACGGTTTCCAGTGGCAGCCCCGGCGCACCCTGGACTGGATGGTCTGCGACATGGTCGAACAGCCCAGCCGCGTGGCCGAACGCATGGCCACCTGGCTGCGCGAGGGCTGGTGCAGGCAGACCATCTTCAACCTCAAGCTGCCGATGAAGAAGCGCTGGGAGGAAACCCGCGTGTGCCTGGAGCTGTTCGAGCACCAGACCCATCGCCCGCTGATCGTGCGCGCACGGCAGCTGTATCACGATCGCGAAGAAATCACCGTCTACGCCCGCCCGCGCTGA
- a CDS encoding deaminase, with amino-acid sequence MSAPLTDRIELRLPDWIAEAVDLQRVYASDEDKVALAVELSRRNIDAGSGGPFGAAIFDADGHVVGVGVNRVVPQTCSVAHAEMMAFMAAQAATGRYRLNETGAMTLATSSQPCCMCYGASFWAGIDTLLIGARSQDVMELTEFDEGPLPADWVGELERRGIAVRRDLHRDAAREVLRRYGESGEAY; translated from the coding sequence GTGAGCGCGCCGCTGACCGACCGCATCGAACTGCGGCTGCCCGACTGGATCGCCGAAGCGGTGGACCTGCAGCGCGTCTACGCCAGCGACGAGGACAAGGTGGCGCTGGCGGTGGAGCTGTCGCGGCGCAATATCGACGCCGGCAGCGGCGGGCCCTTCGGCGCGGCGATCTTCGACGCCGACGGCCACGTGGTCGGCGTCGGCGTGAACCGGGTGGTGCCGCAGACCTGTTCGGTCGCGCACGCCGAAATGATGGCCTTCATGGCCGCGCAGGCCGCCACCGGCCGCTACCGCCTCAACGAGACCGGCGCCATGACCTTGGCGACCTCCTCGCAGCCGTGCTGCATGTGTTACGGCGCCAGCTTCTGGGCCGGCATCGACACTCTGCTGATCGGTGCGCGCTCGCAGGACGTGATGGAGCTGACCGAGTTCGACGAAGGACCGCTGCCGGCGGACTGGGTCGGCGAACTCGAACGCCGCGGCATCGCCGTGCGCCGCGACCTGCACCGCGACGCCGCGCGCGAGGTGCTGCGGCGCTATGGCGAGAGCGGCGAGGCCTATTGA
- a CDS encoding FAD-dependent oxidoreductase has product MSRRGPLDVVVVGAGVVGAAAALAFARDGLDVALVESREPPRWREDAPDLRVYAFAPDNGALLDDLGVWRGVLAARAQPYRAMRVWDAAGGGELAFEADAFGRRELGWIVEHGLLVDRLWAALPAAGVRLHCPEQVTGLEQPDDGDSAEVLLDSGSRLRARLVLAADGADSRLRALAGIQAPAHDYGQRGLVAYIDHERPHQATCWQRFLPSGPIAFLPYAGAHDRRSSIVWTLPEAEAERLLQAEDADFLRELGHAFGQRLGALTAVSRRAAFPLRRQLAQTYVGGRVAVVGDAAHVVHPLAGQGVNLGLRDVSALRGVLAAARLRGADIGGAARLQRWERERRSENALAAYGFDGLNRLFSNDAVAATLLRGPLLGLAGRLPPVTHAFWRRAAGV; this is encoded by the coding sequence ATGAGCCGGCGTGGCCCGCTGGACGTGGTGGTGGTCGGCGCCGGCGTGGTCGGCGCCGCGGCCGCGCTCGCGTTCGCGCGCGACGGCCTGGACGTCGCCCTGGTCGAAAGCCGCGAGCCGCCGCGCTGGCGCGAGGACGCGCCGGACTTGCGCGTGTACGCTTTCGCGCCCGACAACGGCGCCCTGCTCGACGACCTGGGCGTGTGGCGCGGCGTGTTGGCCGCGCGCGCCCAGCCTTACCGCGCGATGCGGGTGTGGGATGCGGCCGGCGGCGGCGAGCTGGCGTTCGAGGCCGATGCCTTCGGCCGTCGCGAGCTGGGCTGGATCGTCGAACACGGCCTGCTGGTGGACCGCTTGTGGGCGGCGCTGCCCGCGGCTGGCGTGCGCCTGCATTGCCCGGAACAGGTGACCGGCCTGGAACAGCCCGACGATGGCGACAGTGCCGAGGTGCTGCTGGACAGCGGCAGCCGCCTGCGCGCGCGCCTGGTGCTGGCCGCCGACGGCGCCGATTCGCGCCTGCGCGCGCTGGCCGGCATCCAAGCACCCGCGCACGACTACGGCCAGCGCGGCCTGGTCGCCTACATCGATCACGAACGGCCGCACCAGGCCACGTGCTGGCAACGCTTCCTGCCCAGCGGACCGATCGCGTTCCTGCCGTACGCGGGCGCGCACGACCGGCGCAGTTCCATCGTCTGGACCTTGCCCGAGGCCGAGGCGGAACGTTTGCTGCAGGCCGAAGATGCCGATTTCCTGCGCGAGCTCGGCCACGCCTTCGGCCAGCGCCTGGGCGCGCTGACGGCGGTTTCGCGCCGCGCCGCGTTCCCGTTGCGCCGGCAGCTGGCGCAGACCTACGTGGGCGGCCGCGTGGCCGTGGTCGGCGACGCCGCGCACGTGGTCCATCCGCTGGCGGGGCAGGGCGTCAACCTGGGCCTGCGCGACGTGTCCGCCCTGCGCGGGGTGCTCGCCGCTGCGCGTTTGCGCGGCGCCGACATCGGCGGCGCCGCGCGGCTGCAACGCTGGGAGCGCGAACGCCGCAGCGAGAACGCGCTGGCCGCCTACGGTTTCGACGGCCTCAACCGTCTGTTCTCCAACGACGCGGTCGCCGCGACCTTGCTGCGCGGCCCGCTGCTCGGCCTGGCCGGCCGTTTGCCGCCGGTCACGCATGCGTTTTGGCGCCGCGCGGCGGGAGTGTAA